One Papaver somniferum cultivar HN1 chromosome 10, ASM357369v1, whole genome shotgun sequence genomic window carries:
- the LOC113316532 gene encoding periodic tryptophan protein 2-like: protein MRSAYELSCAVLQVLLRRFQITLNLSMYGVLDFLNSKKMTDVGPMDLIDDEDSDVEEGIDKQTRTKLAYNLPGSMPNNGRPIIRTKCLKIAPTGRSWAAATTEGVLIYSMDESFVFDPTDLDMDVTPEAVEKALSEDQHQRALFLSFRLNEDSLIKHCIMSVKPTDIPAVASSIPFRYLQRLMEALSNLLENSPYQEFILRWCQEFCKAHGHSIQENFRTLHPALRSLNKAITRSHQDLSETCSSNLYSLKYLTSTITKN, encoded by the exons ATGAGGTCAGCTTATGAGTTGAGTTGTGCTGTACTACAGGTATTGTTACGAAGATTCCAAATAACCCTCAACCTTTCTATGTATGGAGTTTTGGACTTCTTAAACTCGAAGAAGATGACTGATGTTGGGCCGATGGATTTAATCGATGATGAAGATAGTGATGTAGAGGAAGGAATTGACAAACAAACCAGGACAAAGTTGGCCTATAATCTGCCAGGGTCTATGCCAAACAATGGAAGGCCAATTATCCGGACAAAGTGCCTAAAAATTGCACCAACTGGCCGAAGTTGGGCAGCAGCAACGACAGAGGGTGTTTTAATCTATTCAATGGAcgaatcttttgtttttgatcccACAGATCTTGACATGGATGTTACACCAGAG GCAGTTGAAAAAGCTCTATCTGAGGATCAACACCAGAGGGCTTTGTTTCTCAGTTTCCGTCTAAATGAGGATTCTCTGATTAAACACTGTATAATGTCTGTGAAACCAACAGACATACCAGCTGTTGCTTCATCAATCCCCTTCAGATATTTACAGAGGCTAATGGAAGCACTATCAAACCTGTTGGAAAATTCTCCGTACCAGGAGTTTATTCTGCGGTGGTGTCAG GAATTCTGTAAAGCTCATGGTCACTCGATCCAGGAAAACTTCAGAACTCTGCATCCAGCCCTGAGATCTCTGAACAAGGCAATTACTAGATCACACCAGGATCTATCCGAGACCTGTTCATCCAATTTGTATTCGCTTAAATACTTAACCTCTACAATCACAAAAAATTGA